A portion of the Sus scrofa isolate TJ Tabasco breed Duroc chromosome 5, Sscrofa11.1, whole genome shotgun sequence genome contains these proteins:
- the ADM2 gene encoding ADM2 precursor: MVPLLPVTLGCISLLYLQLPGTLSLGLGRNRLPARPREPPGQTSSSAVQPQHPAPRPAVWKLHPALQPQRSARLAPDLGQPRRNGPRRHLGPRRPRAQLLRVGCVLGTCQVQNLSHRLWQLVGSAGPRDTVPVDPSSPHSYG, translated from the exons ATGGTCCCGCTCCTGCCGGTCACCCTTGGTTGCATCAGCCTCCTCtacctgcagctgccaggcacACTGTCCCTAGGGCTGGGCAGGAACCGGCTGCCCGCACGACCCAG GGAGCCCCCAGGCCAGACTTCTTCCAGTGCTGTGCAGCCCCAGCACCCCGCACCCCGGCCTGCAGTCTGGAAGCTGCACCCGGCTCTCCAGCCACAGAGAAGTGCCAGGCTGGCCCCTGATCTGGGCCAGCCTCGCCGAAATGGCCCCCGCCGACATTTGGGTCCCCGGAGGCCTCGAGCCCAGCTCCTGCGTGTGGGCTGTGTGCTGGGCACCTGCCAGGTGCAGAACCTCAGCCACCGCCTTTGGCAGCTTGTCGGGTCCGCTGGCCCACGGGACACAGTCCCTGTGGACCCCAGCAGCCCCCACAGCTATGGCTGA